Proteins encoded in a region of the Cyanobacteria bacterium QS_8_64_29 genome:
- a CDS encoding guanylate cyclase: MTAVPRSQASGSQNGTQAGRDARTTPVKTLKALVAELYTEQHKTQNLLSSLSFALRSFNNLNQFLELIPLMAARVADAEGSALLLYHQDGQLHLEQMHCQGKGNRSCQDVRQALVSATRQIAMPVLQDGTAATLEADGNTAAAGSETNAAPFETQVRHYLGTDVALFSTPVLVQGVERGRLYVFSRDADYQWTAARQQLVQLVADQAAVAITNNDLTAEVSRKERLDRELELASDIQSHLLPREHPPIAGADIAATCETADRVGGDYYDFIPAHYDGQHACSRNEQGASASTQPWGIVIGDVMGKGVPAGLIATMMRGMLRVEIPNRHSPAQILEHLNCAMYEDLDSSSRFVTLFYSEYDPQTQTLSYSNAAHNPPLLWRAATGEIQTLDSEGALIGLDASSRYEDGQVQLAQGDTVVYYTDGLTDAVDPQGERFDDTNLQSAVRLACQQHASAQAILDAIFERVWRFIGSGNRNSDDMTAVVFKVGPTPS, translated from the coding sequence ATGACAGCCGTACCCAGATCCCAAGCATCGGGGTCCCAGAATGGCACCCAAGCAGGCCGGGACGCCCGCACCACACCCGTCAAAACGCTCAAAGCGCTGGTTGCCGAGCTCTATACCGAGCAGCACAAAACCCAGAACTTATTGAGTTCGCTGAGCTTTGCGCTGCGCAGCTTCAATAACCTCAACCAGTTTCTGGAGCTCATCCCGCTAATGGCAGCGCGAGTGGCGGATGCCGAGGGCAGCGCGCTGCTGCTCTACCACCAAGATGGGCAGCTGCACCTGGAGCAGATGCACTGCCAGGGCAAGGGCAATCGCAGCTGCCAGGACGTCCGGCAAGCCCTAGTGAGTGCCACCCGCCAGATCGCCATGCCCGTGCTGCAGGACGGGACGGCGGCAACACTGGAGGCGGATGGCAATACCGCTGCTGCTGGCAGTGAGACAAACGCAGCGCCGTTCGAGACTCAGGTGCGGCACTACTTGGGCACTGATGTGGCCCTATTTAGTACGCCGGTGCTGGTTCAGGGCGTCGAGCGCGGGCGCTTGTACGTTTTTAGCCGCGATGCTGATTACCAGTGGACGGCAGCCCGGCAGCAGCTCGTCCAGCTCGTGGCCGATCAAGCAGCCGTGGCGATCACCAACAACGATCTCACCGCCGAGGTCAGCCGCAAGGAGCGCCTGGATCGCGAGCTAGAGCTAGCTTCCGACATTCAATCCCACCTACTGCCGCGCGAACATCCGCCCATTGCGGGCGCGGACATCGCAGCCACTTGCGAAACGGCCGATCGCGTGGGGGGAGACTACTACGATTTTATTCCGGCTCACTACGACGGGCAGCACGCCTGTAGCCGCAACGAGCAGGGCGCCTCAGCCAGCACGCAACCGTGGGGCATCGTCATTGGCGATGTCATGGGCAAGGGCGTCCCAGCCGGGCTGATTGCCACCATGATGCGCGGCATGCTGCGGGTTGAGATTCCCAACCGCCACTCCCCGGCGCAAATTCTCGAGCATCTCAATTGCGCCATGTACGAGGACTTGGATAGCTCTTCCCGCTTTGTGACGCTGTTTTACTCCGAATACGACCCGCAGACCCAGACCCTGTCCTACAGCAATGCCGCTCACAATCCGCCGCTGCTGTGGCGCGCCGCAACCGGCGAGATTCAGACGCTCGATAGCGAGGGCGCCCTCATTGGCTTGGATGCCAGCTCACGCTACGAAGACGGCCAGGTCCAGCTTGCCCAGGGCGATACGGTCGTCTACTACACGGATGGCCTCACCGATGCGGTCGATCCCCAGGGCGAGCGCTTTGACGATACCAACCTGCAGTCGGCCGTCCGCCTAGCCTGCCAGCAGCACGCGAGCGCCCAAGCCATTTTGGATGCGATTTTCGAGCGCGTGTGGCGCTTCATTGGCAGCGGCAACCGCAACAGCGACGATATGACGGCCGTGGTCTTTAAAGTAGGACCGACCCCTTCCTAA
- the argH gene encoding argininosuccinate lyase, whose protein sequence is MAADRPWSERFEAALNPAIARFNASIGFDLELLPYDVEASIAHARMLARTGIVTEGEGEQLVAGLQQIRTEYERGTFQPSPEAEDVHFAIERRLIEIAGEVGKKLHTARSRNDQIATDLRLYLRDRIDRLRERLREFQQVLLDRAEAHVETLVPGYTHLQRAQPLSLAHHLLAYLQMAQRDRERLSEVRRRTNRSPLGSGALAGTTFPIDRHDAAEQLGFEGICTNSLDGVSDRDFAIEFLHAASLIGLHLSRLSEEIVLWASQEFGFVTLTGRCATGSSIMPQKKNPDVPELVRGKSGRVFGHLQGLLTVMKGLPLAYNKDLQEDKEPLFDSARTVEACLEAMTILLREGIEFCPQHLSEAVAADFANATDVADYLAARGVPFREAYALVGQLVRQCLSEGKRLPDLTLAEWQALHPAFEADIYAAIAPEQGVAARNSEGGTGFEQVRQALAQARAQLQSE, encoded by the coding sequence GTGGCAGCCGATCGCCCCTGGAGCGAGCGTTTTGAAGCCGCCCTCAATCCGGCCATCGCGCGCTTCAATGCCAGCATCGGCTTTGACCTTGAGCTGCTGCCCTACGACGTTGAAGCCTCCATCGCCCACGCGCGGATGCTGGCCCGCACCGGCATCGTGACCGAGGGCGAGGGCGAGCAGCTCGTTGCCGGCTTGCAGCAAATTCGCACCGAGTACGAGCGCGGCACCTTCCAGCCCAGCCCGGAAGCCGAGGACGTGCACTTTGCCATCGAGCGGCGGCTGATCGAGATCGCCGGCGAGGTGGGCAAAAAGCTCCACACCGCGCGATCGCGCAACGATCAAATCGCCACCGACCTGCGGCTGTACCTGCGCGATCGCATCGATCGCTTGCGCGAGCGGTTGCGCGAGTTCCAACAGGTACTGCTCGATCGCGCCGAGGCGCACGTCGAGACGCTCGTTCCGGGCTACACGCACCTGCAGCGGGCGCAGCCGCTGAGCCTGGCCCACCACTTGCTGGCCTACCTCCAGATGGCCCAGCGGGATCGGGAGCGCCTAAGCGAGGTGCGCCGGCGCACCAACCGCTCGCCGCTGGGCTCGGGCGCACTGGCCGGCACGACCTTCCCCATCGACCGCCATGATGCGGCCGAGCAGCTGGGGTTCGAGGGCATCTGCACCAACAGCTTGGATGGCGTCAGCGATCGCGACTTTGCCATCGAGTTCCTGCACGCCGCCAGCCTGATTGGCCTCCACCTGAGCCGCCTGAGCGAAGAGATCGTGCTCTGGGCATCGCAGGAGTTTGGCTTTGTGACCCTGACCGGGCGCTGCGCCACAGGCTCCAGCATCATGCCCCAAAAGAAAAACCCGGACGTGCCGGAGCTAGTGCGCGGCAAGAGCGGGCGCGTCTTCGGGCACCTGCAAGGCTTGCTGACGGTGATGAAAGGGCTCCCGCTGGCCTACAACAAGGACCTGCAAGAAGACAAAGAGCCCCTGTTCGATAGCGCCCGCACCGTCGAGGCTTGCCTGGAGGCCATGACCATCCTGCTGCGCGAGGGCATCGAATTTTGTCCCCAGCACTTGAGCGAGGCCGTGGCAGCCGATTTTGCCAATGCCACCGATGTGGCCGACTACCTTGCTGCGCGGGGCGTGCCCTTTCGCGAGGCCTACGCGCTGGTGGGTCAGCTGGTGCGGCAGTGCTTGAGCGAGGGCAAGCGGCTGCCGGATCTAACCCTGGCCGAGTGGCAGGCGCTGCACCCAGCTTTTGAGGCCGACATTTACGCGGCGATCGCGCCCGAGCAAGGCGTGGCCGCGCGCAACAGCGAGGGCGGTACTGGCTTCGAGCAGGTGCGGCAAGCGCTGGCCCAAGCGCGCGCGCAGCTGCAAAGCGAGTGA
- a CDS encoding biotin--protein ligase, with translation MAIDRWLLAQHQQGWQPPSLRFYTWRPPAISLGYHQRRWPQHWHQLARTAGLEIVRRPTGGRAVLHQGDLTYAVVTSGLPPQRQQAYTALCQFLIAGWRSLGIPLHYGTAGRRYARDSHCFGTATGADLVTREGYKLIGSAQLRQGQALLQHGAMRLAPNPALAERLFGERDQPPPGLTLPSVEAAIAALAAAARDCFGIALATQPLTEREWQQIASYWEAPLARRSVRPD, from the coding sequence ATGGCGATCGACCGCTGGCTGCTGGCGCAGCACCAGCAGGGCTGGCAGCCCCCCAGCTTGCGTTTCTATACCTGGCGCCCGCCAGCCATCTCGCTAGGCTACCACCAGCGCCGCTGGCCCCAGCACTGGCACCAGCTGGCCCGTACGGCAGGGTTGGAAATCGTCCGCCGCCCCACGGGCGGGCGCGCTGTGTTGCACCAAGGCGATCTCACCTATGCCGTGGTGACCTCAGGCCTACCGCCGCAGCGCCAGCAGGCCTATACCGCGCTCTGCCAGTTTTTAATTGCGGGGTGGCGATCGCTGGGCATCCCGCTGCATTACGGCACGGCCGGGCGGCGCTACGCGCGCGATTCCCACTGCTTCGGGACGGCTACCGGGGCGGATTTGGTTACGCGCGAGGGCTACAAGCTCATCGGCAGCGCCCAGTTGCGCCAGGGGCAGGCCCTACTGCAGCACGGCGCCATGCGCTTGGCCCCCAATCCTGCCTTGGCCGAGCGCCTGTTTGGCGAGCGCGATCAGCCGCCCCCAGGACTGACCCTGCCATCGGTCGAGGCGGCGATCGCGGCGCTCGCGGCGGCTGCCCGCGACTGCTTTGGCATTGCACTGGCAACGCAGCCGCTAACCGAGCGCGAGTGGCAGCAGATCGCCAGCTATTGGGAGGCCCCTTTAGCGCGTCGGTCCGTCAGGCCAGATTAG
- a CDS encoding YbjN domain-containing protein yields MSAPASNADPAAQDDDPAAASVSAELASAEAQTSHREQIETVIAALEQDNSAMVNHGSEAYLWKFRYGSVEVLVRLTGESDDDTLTVWSPVLSLPARDEARLMRQLLELNWSDTFEACFSIFNQQAVVAVNRTNAGLTPGEISRAITLVATVADDNDECLQAEFGTA; encoded by the coding sequence ATGAGCGCCCCAGCCTCAAACGCGGATCCCGCCGCCCAGGACGACGATCCCGCTGCGGCCTCGGTCTCGGCGGAGCTGGCCTCAGCCGAGGCCCAAACCTCCCATCGCGAGCAGATCGAGACCGTGATTGCGGCGCTAGAGCAAGACAACAGCGCCATGGTCAATCACGGCAGCGAAGCCTACCTTTGGAAGTTTCGCTACGGCAGCGTTGAGGTCTTGGTGCGGCTGACCGGCGAGAGTGATGATGACACGCTGACAGTCTGGTCGCCAGTGCTGTCGCTACCGGCTCGCGACGAAGCCCGCCTGATGCGCCAGCTGCTCGAGCTCAACTGGAGCGATACCTTTGAAGCGTGCTTTAGCATTTTCAACCAGCAAGCGGTCGTGGCCGTCAACCGCACCAATGCGGGGCTGACGCCGGGCGAGATCTCGCGCGCCATTACGCTGGTTGCCACAGTGGCCGACGACAACGACGAGTGCTTGCAGGCCGAGTTTGGGACAGCCTGA
- the glnA gene encoding type I glutamate--ammonia ligase encodes MPETPQDVLKMIRDEGIKIIDLKFIDLPGIWQHFTIYHDQLEEDSFTDGILFDGSSIRGWKDINESDMAMVPDPKTAWIDPFMQEKTLSMICSIKEPRTGQYYDRDPRAIAQQAVEFLQNSGVGDAAFFGPEPEFFIFDDVRFDQRENECFYSVDSIEGRWNSGREEAGGNLGYKPRYKEGYFPTSPTDSLHDIRTEMLLTMAECGVPVEKHHHEVASGGQGELGFKFAPLVETADNLMTYKYIIKNVAKRYGKTATFMPKPIFNDNGSGMHTHQSIWKNGEPLFWGEGGYANLSKTARHYIGGILQHAPALLAFANPTTNSYKRLVPGFEAPVNLAYSQGNRSAAIRIPITGDKPKAKRLEFRCPDATCNPYLAFAAMLCAGIDGIKNEIEPGDPLDVDIYDLSPEELNKIPSTPASLESALESLSQDRGFLTRSGVFTDDFIDNWIEYKLDNEVNPLRLRPHPYEFALYYDV; translated from the coding sequence ATGCCCGAAACGCCGCAAGACGTCCTGAAAATGATTCGGGACGAAGGTATCAAGATTATCGATCTCAAATTCATCGATCTGCCCGGTATTTGGCAGCACTTTACGATCTATCACGATCAGCTCGAGGAAGATTCGTTTACCGACGGCATCCTATTCGATGGGTCCAGCATTCGGGGCTGGAAAGATATCAACGAATCGGATATGGCCATGGTGCCCGATCCCAAAACGGCTTGGATCGATCCGTTCATGCAAGAGAAAACGCTCAGCATGATCTGCAGCATTAAAGAGCCGCGCACCGGCCAATATTACGATCGCGACCCGCGTGCCATCGCCCAGCAAGCCGTCGAGTTCCTCCAAAACAGTGGCGTTGGCGATGCCGCTTTCTTTGGCCCCGAGCCAGAGTTTTTCATCTTCGATGACGTTCGCTTCGATCAGCGCGAAAACGAATGCTTCTACAGCGTCGACAGCATTGAAGGGCGCTGGAACTCCGGGCGCGAAGAAGCAGGCGGCAACCTGGGCTACAAGCCGCGCTACAAGGAAGGCTATTTCCCCACCTCCCCTACCGACAGCCTGCACGACATCCGCACCGAAATGCTGCTGACCATGGCCGAGTGCGGCGTGCCTGTGGAAAAGCACCACCACGAAGTCGCCAGCGGCGGCCAGGGCGAGCTGGGCTTTAAGTTTGCCCCGCTGGTGGAGACGGCCGACAATTTGATGACCTACAAATACATCATCAAAAACGTCGCCAAGCGTTACGGCAAAACGGCCACTTTCATGCCCAAGCCCATCTTTAATGACAACGGCTCTGGCATGCACACCCACCAGTCCATCTGGAAAAACGGCGAACCGCTGTTCTGGGGCGAAGGGGGCTATGCCAATCTCAGCAAAACGGCCCGCCACTACATTGGCGGCATCCTGCAGCATGCGCCGGCGCTGCTGGCCTTTGCCAACCCAACGACCAACTCCTACAAGCGGCTGGTCCCAGGCTTTGAGGCGCCGGTCAACTTGGCTTACTCGCAAGGGAACCGCTCGGCGGCCATCCGCATTCCCATTACCGGGGACAAGCCCAAAGCCAAGCGGCTCGAGTTCCGCTGCCCCGATGCCACCTGCAACCCTTACCTAGCATTTGCTGCCATGCTGTGTGCTGGCATTGACGGCATCAAAAACGAAATCGAGCCCGGCGATCCGCTCGATGTGGATATCTACGACCTCAGTCCTGAGGAACTCAACAAGATTCCCTCCACCCCCGCCTCATTGGAATCAGCCCTCGAGAGCCTGAGCCAGGATCGCGGCTTTTTGACGCGCTCGGGCGTCTTCACTGACGACTTCATCGACAACTGGATCGAGTACAAGCTCGACAACGAAGTCAATCCCCTGCGCCTGCGCCCCCACCCCTACGAGTTCGCCCTCTACTACGACGTCTAG
- the apcB gene encoding allophycocyanin subunit beta yields MRDAVTSLIWDYDVTGRYFDQAAIERLQAYFQSGTDRITAASAINVNAAEIVKSAASQLFDEVPELIRPGGNAYTTRRYSACLRDMDYYLRYASYALVAGDPDVLDERVLEGLRETYNSLGVPIAPTIQGIDIMRRSVKERAQQAGVENTSVVDMPFQHLIRTLSEEDV; encoded by the coding sequence ATGCGGGACGCAGTTACGAGCCTCATTTGGGACTACGACGTCACCGGCCGTTACTTCGATCAGGCTGCCATCGAGCGCCTCCAGGCTTACTTTCAATCCGGCACGGATCGCATTACGGCGGCATCGGCCATCAACGTGAATGCAGCCGAAATTGTCAAATCGGCTGCTTCCCAGCTGTTCGATGAGGTGCCCGAGCTCATCCGCCCCGGCGGCAACGCCTATACCACCCGCCGTTACTCGGCGTGCCTGCGGGATATGGACTACTACTTGCGCTATGCCAGCTACGCGCTAGTGGCCGGCGATCCCGACGTCCTCGACGAGCGCGTCCTCGAGGGGTTGCGCGAGACCTATAACTCGCTGGGCGTTCCCATTGCGCCCACCATCCAAGGCATCGACATCATGCGGCGTTCGGTCAAAGAGCGCGCCCAACAAGCCGGCGTGGAAAACACCTCCGTGGTGGACATGCCCTTCCAGCACCTGATCCGCACCCTGAGCGAAGAAGACGTCTGA